From one Salmo salar chromosome ssa09, Ssal_v3.1, whole genome shotgun sequence genomic stretch:
- the LOC106611286 gene encoding transmembrane protein 229b, with translation MATTAPTPVPLTVLCRWYLYAIHGYFCEVMFTAAWEFVVNRDWKFPGVTSVWALFIYGTCILIVEHMYLALRALHCPLLLRCLIYTLWTYIWEFSTGLLLTQFGACPWDYSHFQYNFMGLITAEYALPWFCASFMTEQLVIRNTLRLRMDTDGTEDVKSDAGRGEDGGGGGRRQRGEQAGTEVNGFLKVD, from the coding sequence ATGGCAACCACAGCCCCTACGCCGGTGCCTCTGACGGTCCTGTGTCGCTGGTACCTGTATGCCATCCATGGCTACTTCTGTGAGGTCATGTTCACCGCCGCCTGGGAGTTTGTGGTCAACCGTGACTGGAAGTTCCCTGGTGTTACCAGTGTGTGGGCTCTGTTCATCTACGGGACCTGCATCCTCATTGTGGAGCACATGTACCTGGCCCTCCGAGCTCTCCACTGCCCCCTGCTGCTGCGATGCCTCATCTATACCCTATGGACGTACATCTGGGAGTTCAGTACAGGGCTGTTGTTGACCCAGTTCGGGGCATGTCCCTGGGATTATTCCCATTTTCAGTATAACTTCATGGGGTTGATCACGGCAGAGTACGCCCTGCCATGGTTCTGTGCGTCGTTCATGACAGAGCAACTGGTTATACGCAACACACTGCGGCTAAGGATGGACACAGACGGAACAGAGGACGTCAAGTCTGATGCAGGCAGGGGAgaagatgggggaggaggggggaggagacaaCGGGGTGAACAAGCAGGTACAGAAGTCAATGGTTTCCTGAAAGTGGACTGA